The genome window ATTTCAGCATGGTCAAAGAGCTCCTGAGTTTCTTCCTCATCCTCTTCCATAACTGCCTTTAGGGCTTCTATATCGTCATCAAAGAACCCTTCCAATAGTTCCGTTGGTACAGTTTCTTCAAGAAGCTTTAAGTATTCCCTATAGGCTTCCTCATCGCTGTCAAACTTTCCTCGGATGGTATCTATAAGACCAGTAGCTAAAACAGCCTTTTCCTCTGGAATGTCAGCTACAAGGAATGGAGCTTCCTCTATGCCTGCATGTTTTAAAAGGTAATAACGGTGTTCTCCATCTATGATTATGTATTTGTTTTTAGCTTCATCATAGCGGACAAGGATTGGTTCTATATAGCCAACCTTCTTTACCGATTCGGCAAGTTTCTTGAATGCAGTTTCTCCCATTACGTTAGGGTTGTACTTGTTTGGCTCTACATCCTTTAGTTTCAGAACTTCAAGTCTTATTGGACTCTTTATTTCATCTGCTTTTACTTTTGCGGCAATTTCTGAAAGGCGGTGTTTGAAAGACATATTTCCTCCCCGTTAGGTTAGAGGAGGGCAGAAGCCCTCCAGGGTTTTACTTTTTCGCTTTGGCAGTAGCTTTCGTGGTAGCTTTACCTTGAGCTTTAGCTGTGGCTTTTTTAGTGGTTCCTTTTGTTCCACCTGTTTTTGTAGCACCTGGGCTCATCGGCATGCCAGTTACCTCCTTACTTTAATTTTTTACCAGTTTTGTAGCCTGAACCTGCAAATCCTCCGTGCTTCATGGCTTTTACAACTGAACGGGCTCCTTTGTTGACCTTTCCAGCTTTTACTCTTGCAGAAGCCTTTCTTGTAGTTCCCTTTGTCCCTCCTGTTTTTGTAGCACCTGGGCTCATCGGCATAGTTCACCTCCTATTCAAATTCAATTCCAAACTCTTTAAGAAATTCAGTGGATAGAACTCCATCAGTTACTCCATCCTT of Balnearium lithotrophicum contains these proteins:
- a CDS encoding ParB/RepB/Spo0J family partition protein codes for the protein MSFKHRLSEIAAKVKADEIKSPIRLEVLKLKDVEPNKYNPNVMGETAFKKLAESVKKVGYIEPILVRYDEAKNKYIIIDGEHRYYLLKHAGIEEAPFLVADIPEEKAVLATGLIDTIRGKFDSDEEAYREYLKLLEETVPTELLEGFFDDDIEALKAVMEEDEEETQELFDHAEIEGQIENVKREAFTVMLSRENMNVVKTLIEKYKRDLQMTDEEAFMKLIKAPITEIENGYVVAGIAYAIQRDLEENGESLEPQGFSDLNDNQEI